One Natrinema halophilum genomic window carries:
- a CDS encoding helix-turn-helix transcriptional regulator has protein sequence MTDTESEAFPLDAAVEVANAQTTEAFALLGDNTRLAILLALWEEYDPHANDNAVPFSTLFERVEYDNPGNFNYHLDQLTGQFIQQRAKRGGYELRVPGLKLVQAIVSGAGIQDSTYEATEIDKSCPLCGAPTAIHYEEGLLFQSCTECDGPTPGRTNVDGFLNAVKFEPAGLADRTAEEIRAASLITSLRTLQSMFDGVCPTCSGPVESWLECCPDHDRAEVCENCGSKFAAWARFRCRVCKDHGNASPKELALFHPAVIAFYDNHDISTRFHTNDPESLRQGFDLVHAHEMELVSTDPAEVIITASLEDDEVQLTFDETANVVDVAR, from the coding sequence ATGACGGACACCGAGTCCGAGGCGTTCCCGCTAGACGCAGCCGTTGAGGTAGCGAACGCTCAAACCACCGAGGCCTTCGCCCTCCTCGGCGACAACACACGATTGGCAATCCTGCTCGCACTCTGGGAGGAGTACGATCCACACGCCAACGACAACGCGGTGCCGTTCTCCACGCTGTTCGAGCGAGTCGAATACGACAACCCGGGGAACTTCAACTATCATCTCGATCAACTCACGGGCCAGTTCATTCAGCAGCGAGCAAAGCGCGGGGGCTACGAACTTCGGGTGCCGGGCCTGAAGCTCGTCCAGGCCATTGTCTCCGGCGCGGGCATACAGGACTCGACGTACGAGGCGACAGAGATCGACAAGTCGTGTCCGCTCTGTGGCGCGCCGACGGCGATCCACTACGAGGAGGGGCTTCTCTTCCAGTCCTGCACCGAATGTGACGGTCCGACGCCCGGCCGCACGAACGTCGATGGATTTCTGAACGCGGTGAAATTCGAGCCGGCGGGTCTGGCCGACCGAACCGCCGAGGAGATACGCGCTGCAAGTCTCATCACGTCGTTACGGACGTTACAGTCCATGTTCGACGGGGTCTGCCCGACTTGCTCTGGACCGGTCGAGAGTTGGCTCGAGTGCTGTCCGGACCACGATCGAGCAGAAGTCTGTGAGAACTGCGGATCGAAATTCGCTGCCTGGGCTCGATTCCGGTGTCGGGTCTGCAAGGACCACGGCAATGCGTCACCCAAAGAACTCGCGTTGTTCCATCCGGCGGTGATCGCCTTCTACGACAATCACGACATTTCGACGAGGTTCCATACGAACGATCCTGAGAGCCTGAGACAAGGGTTTGATCTCGTACATGCCCACGAGATGGAACTCGTTTCGACGGACCCGGCTGAGGTGATCATCACCGCTTCTCTCGAAGACGACGAGGTCCAACTGACGTTCGACGAGACGGCCAACGTCGTCGATGTAGCCCGATAG
- a CDS encoding histone-like protein: MTGDEEDSNSPASPVKPHSLKNFVKEQSDMRAGSDAVDELHHHLDFIAERIWLEAAKEAEDDDRKTVKQRDVQEAIDSVTQPHDLIKETSRHLSYMQNMIDGQVEKSPLYAENRYDD, from the coding sequence ATGACAGGTGATGAGGAGGACTCTAATAGCCCAGCGTCCCCGGTCAAACCCCACTCTCTCAAGAATTTCGTGAAGGAACAGTCCGACATGCGGGCGGGATCGGACGCCGTGGACGAACTCCACCACCACCTCGATTTCATCGCCGAACGCATCTGGCTGGAGGCGGCCAAAGAGGCCGAGGACGACGATAGGAAGACCGTCAAGCAACGCGACGTGCAGGAGGCAATCGACTCCGTGACCCAGCCCCACGATCTCATCAAGGAGACCTCCCGCCACCTCAGCTACATGCAGAACATGATCGACGGACAGGTGGAGAAGTCCCCGCTCTACGCGGAGAACCGGTATGACGACTGA
- a CDS encoding winged helix-turn-helix domain-containing protein: MKAADQAILQLLGPPKSLELTPNNIARNTGLSRGYTSKRLSALVEHGLVNVDEESGSHPFYSLSDRGEQFLEGKLSVDDLSHTDHD; this comes from the coding sequence ATGAAAGCAGCAGATCAAGCGATCCTTCAGCTACTGGGTCCACCAAAGTCTCTCGAATTAACACCAAATAATATTGCCCGCAATACTGGCCTCAGCCGTGGATATACCAGTAAGCGACTTAGTGCTCTCGTCGAGCATGGACTCGTTAATGTGGATGAGGAATCGGGATCTCACCCATTCTATAGTTTGTCCGACCGTGGAGAGCAATTTCTTGAAGGTAAACTCAGTGTAGATGATCTTTCTCATACCGATCATGACTAA
- the arsB gene encoding ACR3 family arsenite efflux transporter → MSNSVAHEHGPNCDCKSCGDPRSMNFLDKYLTVWIFGAMAVGVGLGFVAPSVTQPIQDLHLVEVGLILMMYPPLAKADYSQLPTVFRNWRVLGLSLVQNWLIGPTLMFGLAVVFFSGLVPGLPARPEYFLGLVFIGMARCIAMVLVWNELAEGSTEYVTGLVAFNSLFQILTYGVYVWFFGLFLPPLLGMESLVAGIETFNITSMQVFQAIVIFLGIPFAGGFLTRYVGTRVKSEDWYDDVLVPKIDPLTLVALLFTVIVMFATQGENIVASPGDVLLIAVPLTIYFVVMFLVSFGMGRGIGADYSTTTAIGFTAASNNFELAIAVAVAVFGVGSGIAFTTVVGPLIEVPVLLALVNVALYFQRQLDWGGTTTKSRSTPAPRSASKED, encoded by the coding sequence ATGAGTAACAGTGTCGCCCACGAACACGGACCGAACTGTGATTGCAAAAGCTGTGGTGACCCTCGGTCGATGAATTTTCTCGACAAGTATCTCACCGTCTGGATCTTCGGTGCGATGGCCGTCGGTGTTGGACTTGGGTTCGTCGCCCCGTCGGTGACACAGCCGATTCAGGATCTTCACCTCGTCGAGGTCGGACTGATTCTGATGATGTACCCGCCGCTTGCGAAGGCAGACTACTCCCAGCTCCCGACCGTGTTTCGCAACTGGCGCGTCCTCGGATTGAGTCTCGTCCAGAACTGGCTCATCGGGCCGACCCTAATGTTTGGACTGGCAGTGGTCTTTTTCAGCGGGCTCGTTCCCGGATTGCCCGCTCGTCCCGAGTACTTCCTCGGCCTCGTGTTCATCGGGATGGCCCGGTGCATTGCGATGGTGCTCGTCTGGAACGAACTCGCAGAGGGCTCGACCGAGTACGTCACCGGGCTGGTCGCGTTCAACAGCCTCTTCCAGATTCTGACCTACGGTGTGTACGTCTGGTTCTTCGGGCTATTCCTCCCACCGCTGCTCGGGATGGAGAGCCTCGTCGCCGGAATCGAGACGTTCAACATCACGTCGATGCAGGTTTTCCAGGCGATTGTGATCTTCCTCGGAATTCCGTTCGCCGGGGGGTTCCTGACTCGCTACGTCGGAACCCGGGTGAAGAGTGAGGATTGGTACGATGACGTGCTCGTTCCGAAAATCGATCCGTTGACACTCGTCGCACTGTTGTTCACTGTGATCGTAATGTTCGCCACACAGGGTGAGAACATCGTCGCGTCACCTGGAGACGTGCTCCTGATTGCCGTACCGTTGACGATCTACTTCGTAGTGATGTTCCTGGTGAGCTTCGGTATGGGGAGGGGGATCGGCGCAGACTACTCGACAACGACCGCCATCGGCTTCACTGCCGCTTCGAACAACTTCGAGTTGGCAATCGCCGTCGCGGTCGCAGTCTTCGGTGTCGGGTCGGGTATTGCCTTCACGACCGTAGTTGGCCCGCTGATCGAGGTGCCGGTGTTGCTTGCGTTGGTCAACGTTGCGCTGTACTTCCAGCGCCAATTGGATTGGGGAGGGACAACTACGAAGAGCCGTTCTACACCCGCACCAAGGTCCGCTTCCAAGGAGGATTGA
- a CDS encoding plastocyanin/azurin family copper-binding protein — protein sequence MTQLGHGTLGRREALAVGATSLVGGIAGCSWQSSFPNADVVAGPDGQLVFEPEDLTVSVGETVTWGFPTSGHNVCCRSDDSDKVRLPDDAEPFASYDPGESPQGTVVPLGETYEHTFEVPGEYVYVCIPHVGQGMVGTVLVT from the coding sequence GTGACCCAATTGGGCCATGGAACTCTCGGCCGCCGTGAAGCGCTCGCAGTCGGAGCAACCAGTCTCGTTGGAGGCATCGCCGGTTGCTCGTGGCAGTCCTCGTTCCCAAACGCCGACGTGGTTGCAGGGCCAGATGGACAGCTCGTCTTTGAGCCCGAGGACCTGACCGTATCGGTTGGTGAAACCGTAACGTGGGGCTTTCCGACGAGCGGGCACAACGTCTGCTGCCGATCGGACGATAGTGACAAGGTGAGGCTACCGGATGACGCAGAACCGTTCGCCAGCTACGACCCAGGCGAGTCACCACAAGGGACGGTCGTCCCGCTGGGAGAGACCTACGAGCACACCTTCGAGGTGCCGGGTGAGTACGTCTACGTCTGCATTCCTCACGTTGGCCAGGGCATGGTGGGGACAGTCCTGGTTACGTGA
- a CDS encoding arsenic resistance protein, protein MTRLSKQRVQHNQVALYALAVLLAIGTGLGRPSASTILETLINPVLAVLLYVTFLEIPFVRIRRAFRNGRFILAALGMNFVVVPVVVFGLTRFLPQEPVILVGVFMVLLTPCVDYVITFTELAGGDSEQITAVTPALMLIQLLVLPLYLWLFLGQQVAGFIEAGPFIEAFVVIIALPLTLAWVTEYWAEHSNRGKEWQNTMGWLPVPMMGVTLFVVVASQLPRVQDSIDQIAAVVPIYVAFLLIMPLLGRLTAGLLGMEVGESRALVFTSVTRNSLVILPLALALPSEYALAPAVVVTQTLVELSGMVVLTRVVPSWLVPDTSQRFLSLDIGRSD, encoded by the coding sequence ATGACACGACTCTCAAAACAGCGGGTTCAGCACAACCAGGTCGCGTTGTACGCCCTCGCCGTGCTTCTCGCAATCGGTACTGGCCTCGGACGACCGAGCGCGAGTACGATTCTCGAAACACTCATCAATCCCGTTCTGGCGGTACTATTGTACGTCACGTTCCTGGAAATTCCGTTCGTTCGGATTCGGCGTGCGTTCCGGAACGGCCGGTTTATACTGGCTGCCCTCGGAATGAATTTCGTCGTCGTCCCGGTCGTCGTGTTCGGCCTCACGCGGTTTCTACCGCAGGAGCCAGTGATTCTCGTTGGGGTGTTTATGGTGTTGTTGACGCCGTGTGTCGACTACGTCATCACGTTCACGGAACTTGCCGGCGGTGACTCAGAGCAAATTACTGCCGTGACGCCGGCGCTGATGCTCATCCAGTTGCTGGTACTTCCGCTGTACCTGTGGTTATTTCTGGGTCAGCAGGTAGCCGGGTTCATCGAGGCTGGACCGTTCATCGAGGCATTCGTCGTGATTATCGCACTGCCGCTGACGCTCGCGTGGGTCACCGAATATTGGGCTGAACACTCCAATCGCGGTAAGGAGTGGCAGAACACGATGGGATGGTTACCGGTGCCGATGATGGGTGTGACGCTGTTCGTCGTCGTCGCTTCCCAGTTGCCTCGCGTTCAGGATTCGATCGATCAAATTGCTGCTGTCGTCCCGATCTACGTTGCCTTTCTGCTGATCATGCCACTGCTCGGGCGGCTCACGGCTGGCTTGCTCGGCATGGAGGTCGGAGAGAGCCGTGCGCTCGTGTTCACGTCCGTCACGCGAAACTCGCTGGTAATCCTTCCCTTGGCACTCGCGTTGCCGTCGGAGTACGCGCTCGCACCGGCGGTCGTCGTGACCCAAACGCTCGTCGAACTATCGGGGATGGTCGTTCTCACTCGGGTCGTCCCGAGTTGGCTCGTGCCCGACACCTCCCAACGGTTCCTCAGTCTCGATATCGGGCGAAGCGACTGA
- a CDS encoding low molecular weight phosphatase family protein, translating to MNSPAVRVAFTCVQNAGRSQMATAFAEQERRDRGLDDEVEILTGGTHPADHVHDIAVEVMEGDGFDLSDRTPREITTAELNSCDYVATMGCSTLDLETDDPTVDVRDWALDDPDGKDLDEVREIREEIRQRIRDLFDEVEQEVNEDV from the coding sequence ATGAATTCGCCTGCCGTTCGCGTGGCGTTTACGTGCGTACAGAACGCTGGCCGCAGTCAGATGGCAACCGCGTTTGCCGAGCAAGAACGGCGAGACAGAGGTCTTGATGACGAGGTAGAGATTCTAACTGGTGGAACGCACCCGGCAGATCACGTCCACGACATCGCCGTTGAAGTGATGGAAGGAGACGGGTTCGACCTGTCTGACCGAACGCCACGTGAGATCACGACAGCTGAACTGAACTCTTGTGATTACGTGGCGACGATGGGTTGCTCGACGCTCGACCTTGAGACAGACGACCCGACGGTCGATGTTCGAGACTGGGCACTTGATGACCCCGATGGAAAGGATCTCGACGAGGTTCGTGAAATCCGTGAGGAGATCCGACAGCGAATTCGAGACCTCTTCGACGAGGTCGAACAGGAGGTGAACGAAGATGTCTGA
- a CDS encoding CPBP family intramembrane glutamic endopeptidase, with translation MFRTHIERHRIPAFLLVVFGWTWVWDVVYYAFGWWDSLPVYINSFPRQWGLPIGAVLVVWASDVPLREWLGRVFQWRFPLWLYFGAVFLPVLIGEIQPAIAALSGGSVRYSPPAPLHLLFGFFLLNIFLFGGVEEFGWRGFLQPQFQERMSVLTASLAVGVLWWTWHLPLFLGHPNFTLDPLFLVYYTTFVLGVSTVLGSLANVTDGAVIPAVVMHAAINVGSVLEGSGGVLEGILPVALVIGAGAWWLIAAILVGLYGRSMTPGSAIEPLS, from the coding sequence ATGTTCCGAACACACATTGAACGACACCGGATTCCGGCCTTCCTCCTCGTCGTGTTCGGTTGGACGTGGGTATGGGACGTGGTGTACTATGCGTTCGGCTGGTGGGACTCATTGCCGGTCTACATCAACTCGTTCCCCCGACAGTGGGGCCTCCCGATCGGTGCGGTACTCGTCGTCTGGGCGAGCGATGTCCCGCTTCGGGAGTGGCTCGGCCGGGTGTTCCAGTGGCGGTTCCCTCTGTGGTTGTACTTCGGTGCGGTGTTCCTTCCAGTACTCATCGGGGAAATCCAGCCGGCGATCGCCGCTCTCAGCGGCGGATCGGTGCGCTACTCGCCGCCGGCCCCGCTTCACCTGCTATTCGGATTCTTCCTGCTCAATATCTTTCTCTTTGGTGGCGTCGAGGAGTTCGGGTGGCGTGGATTCCTCCAACCGCAGTTCCAAGAGCGGATGTCGGTCCTGACAGCGAGCCTTGCGGTCGGGGTTCTGTGGTGGACCTGGCACCTTCCCCTGTTTCTCGGGCATCCGAATTTCACCCTCGACCCGCTGTTCCTCGTGTATTATACGACGTTTGTCCTCGGCGTGTCTACCGTCCTCGGTTCGCTCGCCAATGTCACGGACGGCGCAGTGATCCCGGCAGTGGTTATGCACGCCGCGATCAACGTCGGGAGCGTTCTAGAGGGCTCCGGTGGTGTGCTGGAGGGAATACTGCCGGTCGCACTCGTCATCGGCGCTGGGGCATGGTGGCTGATCGCCGCCATTCTCGTCGGGTTGTACGGGCGCTCGATGACGCCTGGCTCCGCGATCGAGCCGCTGTCGTAG
- a CDS encoding ABC transporter ATP-binding protein: protein MGAIEIDGLTKQFGDVVAVDDLDLRIEEGEIFGFLGPNGAGKSTTIDILLDFIRPTEGIVTVLGHNAQTEGKAVRQRTGVLPDAYHVYDRLTGLQHLEFALEMKGVDEDPIALLERVRIADAAYRKAGGYSKGMRQRLVLAMALIGDPDLLILDEPSTGLDPNGAREMREIIRAENDRGTTVFFSSHVMEQVEAVCDRVAIINRGELVAVDTIDGLRDATETGETLYVSVADLTDEIVAHVSELDGVGRATAADGRLRVIVDGVSKFDVLRAIDADVVPIQDFSVVESSLEDLFVRYTADEPGAEI, encoded by the coding sequence ATGGGCGCGATTGAAATCGACGGGTTGACGAAACAATTCGGTGACGTCGTTGCAGTCGATGATCTCGACCTCCGGATCGAGGAGGGCGAAATCTTCGGGTTTCTCGGGCCGAACGGTGCTGGCAAGTCCACAACGATCGATATCTTATTGGACTTTATCAGGCCGACCGAGGGGATAGTGACCGTTCTCGGTCACAATGCACAGACAGAAGGAAAAGCCGTCCGGCAACGAACGGGTGTTCTCCCGGACGCTTACCACGTATACGATCGGCTCACCGGTCTCCAACACCTCGAGTTCGCACTGGAGATGAAGGGTGTGGACGAAGATCCGATAGCGCTTCTCGAGCGGGTGCGAATTGCCGATGCCGCATACCGAAAAGCAGGTGGCTACTCGAAGGGGATGCGTCAGCGACTCGTTCTTGCGATGGCACTCATCGGTGATCCGGACCTCCTCATCCTCGACGAACCATCGACAGGATTGGATCCAAACGGGGCCCGTGAGATGCGCGAGATAATTCGAGCGGAGAACGATCGCGGGACGACGGTCTTTTTCTCCAGTCACGTCATGGAGCAAGTTGAGGCGGTCTGCGATCGCGTGGCGATCATAAATCGGGGGGAACTCGTCGCCGTCGATACGATCGACGGCCTCCGTGACGCCACGGAAACGGGGGAAACCCTGTATGTCTCCGTCGCTGACCTCACCGACGAGATCGTGGCGCACGTATCTGAACTCGACGGTGTCGGACGTGCAACAGCCGCTGATGGACGGCTTCGGGTTATCGTTGATGGCGTCTCGAAGTTCGACGTGTTGCGTGCAATCGACGCCGACGTGGTGCCCATCCAAGATTTCTCGGTCGTTGAATCCTCGCTCGAGGATCTGTTCGTCCGCTATACTGCCGACGAACCAGGGGCTGAAATATGA
- a CDS encoding ArsR/SmtB family transcription factor — translation MSQQSERLERLITDQEGECCADDIDAHIETLERHVTDLPSDTARDQAALKTLSNDTRYTIVRLLAAAGRELCVCEITPVVDVSDSAVSHALSDLSDAGLVTRRKDGTWRYYEATDRATGLLTALDQTREASK, via the coding sequence ATGAGTCAGCAGTCAGAACGACTTGAGCGGCTGATAACGGATCAAGAAGGCGAATGCTGTGCCGACGATATCGACGCCCACATCGAGACGCTCGAACGGCACGTTACGGACCTCCCATCAGATACTGCACGGGACCAAGCGGCACTCAAGACCCTCAGTAACGATACTCGATACACAATCGTTCGACTTCTCGCCGCTGCTGGGCGGGAACTGTGCGTCTGCGAAATTACGCCCGTCGTCGATGTTAGTGACAGTGCGGTGAGCCACGCGCTCTCCGACCTCTCCGACGCTGGCCTCGTGACCCGACGCAAAGATGGCACCTGGCGCTACTACGAAGCGACCGACCGAGCAACTGGACTCCTTACGGCGCTCGATCAAACCCGGGAGGCATCCAAATGA
- the arsM gene encoding arsenite methyltransferase — protein sequence MSDSAQAKSDEPLDPATQRRVVRDRYARIATETEAKERGCSTSDGCCTEDASGTGDTAETATQLGYSTADVESIDGEANLGLGCGNPQALASLTEGETVVDLGSGAGFDCFLTAQEVGEAGQVIGVDMTPEMVEKARANATKNESENVEFRLGEIEHLPVADDSIDVIISNCVVNLSPNKPQVFREAFRILRPGGRLAISDVVMTADVSRDIRADPDSVASCVAGASTIDRLNEMLTDAGFEQIDISPKDDSDQFIREWDDEYDVSEFLVSASITGRKPE from the coding sequence ATGTCTGATTCAGCGCAGGCGAAGTCCGACGAGCCCCTTGATCCGGCGACACAACGGCGTGTTGTTCGTGATCGATACGCCAGGATTGCGACGGAAACCGAGGCAAAGGAACGTGGTTGCAGCACCTCGGACGGGTGTTGCACCGAGGATGCTTCTGGTACGGGAGATACTGCCGAGACGGCAACGCAACTCGGCTACTCGACAGCTGACGTCGAGAGCATCGACGGCGAGGCGAATCTCGGGCTCGGCTGTGGTAACCCACAAGCGCTCGCGTCGCTCACCGAGGGTGAGACTGTCGTGGATCTCGGATCTGGGGCTGGCTTCGACTGCTTTCTCACAGCGCAGGAAGTCGGTGAAGCAGGTCAGGTAATCGGGGTCGATATGACGCCGGAAATGGTCGAGAAAGCCCGCGCGAACGCTACTAAGAACGAAAGTGAGAACGTCGAATTTCGGCTGGGGGAGATCGAGCACCTGCCAGTCGCCGACGACAGTATCGACGTCATCATCTCGAATTGCGTGGTGAACCTCTCCCCGAACAAACCACAGGTTTTCCGAGAGGCCTTCCGCATCCTTCGACCGGGCGGACGACTCGCTATCTCGGATGTCGTCATGACCGCCGACGTATCACGGGACATCCGTGCCGATCCGGACTCTGTTGCCTCCTGTGTCGCAGGCGCATCAACTATCGACCGACTGAATGAGATGCTTACTGACGCCGGGTTCGAGCAAATCGACATCTCTCCGAAAGATGATAGCGACCAGTTCATCCGCGAGTGGGACGACGAATACGACGTGAGCGAATTCCTCGTTTCTGCGAGCATCACTGGTCGGAAACCGGAATGA
- a CDS encoding ArsR/SmtB family transcription factor, whose protein sequence is MGVDQSYEIEQEVVDAISSLGNAHRLEILLALDKVDQEHQKPWHTMSFTELYNAVNVDSSSQFSYHLDRLDGQFVRETPDGYRLTYSGHKIVRAILSDLYESTSTFDDRDVAGVCLSCEEASLLATLDAEQFRIRCTSCEAILVTDFFPQSQTRGRTSAEIIESFGYRIWSMYVQLRGGICPECFGPIDTDVDVYEYDGKSIYLHVNSCRECRHRISLPIEVAVAFHPAVRYLFWKHDISLLDVPLWEFFEYLTAGVIVTDIVSDDPFVASFEITLADESLSFTMDDTTTVSLGQPDDTISTT, encoded by the coding sequence ATGGGAGTTGACCAAAGCTACGAAATCGAGCAGGAAGTGGTCGATGCGATCAGTTCGCTCGGGAACGCCCATCGGCTGGAAATACTACTGGCATTGGATAAGGTGGATCAAGAGCATCAAAAGCCGTGGCACACAATGAGCTTTACTGAACTGTACAACGCAGTAAACGTCGATAGTTCGTCCCAGTTTTCGTATCACCTCGATCGTCTCGACGGCCAGTTCGTTCGCGAAACGCCCGACGGATACCGGCTCACGTATAGCGGTCACAAAATCGTTCGTGCGATCCTCTCTGATCTGTACGAGAGCACGTCGACGTTCGATGATAGAGACGTCGCCGGCGTTTGTTTGTCCTGTGAAGAAGCGTCACTTCTAGCGACGCTCGACGCCGAACAATTTCGTATTCGCTGCACGTCGTGTGAGGCGATTCTCGTAACCGATTTCTTTCCACAGAGTCAAACTCGAGGTCGAACGTCGGCAGAAATCATCGAAAGTTTCGGGTATCGAATCTGGAGTATGTACGTTCAACTCCGAGGGGGCATTTGTCCGGAGTGCTTCGGTCCTATCGATACAGATGTTGACGTGTACGAGTACGATGGAAAATCGATCTATCTCCACGTCAACTCGTGTCGGGAATGTCGGCACAGAATTTCGCTACCGATCGAAGTCGCGGTCGCGTTTCACCCAGCAGTCCGCTATCTGTTTTGGAAACACGATATTTCCCTACTGGACGTGCCACTGTGGGAATTTTTCGAGTATCTCACAGCGGGTGTCATCGTGACTGATATCGTCTCCGATGACCCGTTTGTCGCTTCGTTCGAAATTACACTGGCCGATGAAAGTCTTTCTTTCACGATGGATGATACGACGACGGTCTCACTCGGACAGCCCGATGACACTATATCCACTACCTAG
- a CDS encoding tyrosine-type recombinase/integrase, with protein sequence MSDDLQAIAPSDAVELHLDAMKDGSAEWTQTSHKSDLRAFVEWCRQEGGIDNMNELNGRHLYQFRVWRREGGYSNGQDEEIAKKTLHSNLTTVRAFLQFCSDIEAVPEDLYLKVPLPDLSLGDEVSDSKIVPERVPPILEYLSRYEYASRDHVIWTLIWESGARLGGIRAIDLQDCELEGRTPGIDFVHRPESKTPLKNNEQGERYNRITEETARMVQDFIDGPRSDVRDGHGRDPLITTKQGRVSRSCVRDTVYRWTRPCHRGEECPHDRDTDTCEAIDHTHMSKCPSSRSPHDVRKARVTKYRNDGVPRGVVSDRLDASEEILDKHYDRASRRERAARRWKIINK encoded by the coding sequence ATGAGCGACGATCTCCAGGCGATCGCACCATCAGACGCTGTCGAATTGCACCTCGACGCGATGAAGGACGGCTCCGCTGAATGGACGCAGACGAGCCACAAGAGCGATCTTCGGGCGTTCGTCGAGTGGTGCCGGCAAGAGGGTGGCATCGACAACATGAACGAACTGAATGGACGTCATCTCTACCAGTTCCGCGTCTGGAGACGCGAGGGCGGCTACTCGAACGGGCAAGACGAAGAGATCGCCAAAAAGACACTGCACTCGAATCTCACCACCGTTCGCGCATTCCTTCAATTCTGTAGCGACATCGAAGCCGTGCCGGAGGATCTGTACCTCAAAGTACCGTTGCCGGATCTATCGCTCGGTGACGAAGTGAGCGATAGCAAGATCGTGCCTGAACGAGTTCCACCGATTCTCGAGTATTTGTCGCGCTATGAGTACGCAAGTCGGGATCACGTCATCTGGACGTTGATCTGGGAATCCGGAGCTCGCCTCGGTGGAATCCGTGCCATCGATCTACAGGATTGCGAACTCGAGGGGCGAACGCCGGGAATCGACTTCGTTCACCGGCCAGAGAGCAAGACACCACTGAAGAACAACGAGCAGGGTGAGCGCTACAACCGGATCACCGAAGAAACCGCGCGGATGGTCCAAGATTTTATCGATGGACCGCGATCGGACGTGAGGGATGGGCATGGGCGGGACCCCCTCATTACAACGAAGCAAGGGCGGGTGAGCCGCAGCTGCGTTCGAGATACGGTCTACAGGTGGACGCGACCGTGCCATCGTGGCGAGGAGTGTCCTCACGATCGTGATACCGACACCTGTGAAGCGATCGACCATACGCACATGAGCAAGTGCCCCTCGAGCCGGTCACCCCACGACGTCCGAAAGGCGAGGGTGACGAAGTACAGAAATGACGGGGTACCACGAGGTGTCGTTTCCGATCGCCTCGACGCCTCGGAAGAGATTCTCGACAAGCATTACGACCGTGCTAGCCGGCGCGAGCGAGCAGCGCGACGCTGGAAAATAATCAATAAGTGA